ATGGGGCCCATCTGCAGCATCCCGCCGTCGACGGGCCAGCTCGCGCCGGTGACGTACGAGGAGGCGGGCGAGGCCAGGAACGCGATCACGGCCGCGATCTCCTCCGGCACGCCCGGCCGGCCGAGCGGAATGCCGGGGCGGTGCGTCTGCTCGGCGTCGCCCGGATCGATCCCGGTCATGGGCGTCGCGATCATGCCCGGCGCGACCGCGTTCACCGTGATGCCGTGCTCGGCCAGCTCGATCGCCATCGTCTTCAGCAGTCCGCCCAGGCCGTGCTTGGCGGCGTCGTAGGCCGAGGATCCCATCAGCGGCTGGTGCTCGTGCACGCTCGTGACGCCGATGATGCGGCCGCCGCGGCCGCGCGAGGCCATGAGGCGTGCGGCGCGCTGCATCACGACGAACGCCCCCTCGAGGTCCGTCGTCACGACGCGGCGCCAGCCCTCGAGGTCGACATCGAGGAACGGCACGCTGTCGCCCGTGCCGGCGTTGTTGACGAACACGTCGACGCCGCCGAGCTCCTCCGCCATGCGGTCGATCACGTCGCCGCAGGCGGGGACGTCGGAGACGTCGAGCTGCGCCACGACGGCCTTGCGGCCCTCGGCCTCGACGAGGCGCGCGGTCTCCTTCGCGCCGTCCTCGTCCGAGTGCCACGTCACGCCGACCTCCATGCCGGCGCGGGCGAGGGCGACGGCCGTCGCGCGACCGATGCCGGAGTCGGAGGCGGTCACGATCGCGGTCGTGGGTTGGAAGGAGAGGGCTTCGGTGGTCGGTTCGTCGCTCATGCCCTCATTGCACCCGCGCGCGGCGACATCCGGAATCGCCTTGACAACCGCGCACCGAGCGCGCTCGTGTTTGCCGAGCACGCATGCGATCGTGGGGTGTCTCCGGGGATCGAGCCGTTCGCACACGGAAGCCTGCAGCGCCCGGACGGCGACAGCGTCTTCTGGGAGACCTCGGGAAACCCGGACGGCGAA
The Microbacterium sp. JZ31 genome window above contains:
- a CDS encoding SDR family oxidoreductase; this translates as MSDEPTTEALSFQPTTAIVTASDSGIGRATAVALARAGMEVGVTWHSDEDGAKETARLVEAEGRKAVVAQLDVSDVPACGDVIDRMAEELGGVDVFVNNAGTGDSVPFLDVDLEGWRRVVTTDLEGAFVVMQRAARLMASRGRGGRIIGVTSVHEHQPLMGSSAYDAAKHGLGGLLKTMAIELAEHGITVNAVAPGMIATPMTGIDPGDAEQTHRPGIPLGRPGVPEEIAAVIAFLASPASSYVTGASWPVDGGMLQMGPMAGAALESDDWRRI